In Sphingobacterium zeae, one genomic interval encodes:
- a CDS encoding DUF4843 domain-containing protein, translating to MKFNPILFMLLGLLLLFSCKKASLITFDQPANVYFDLNDVDRDSIIYTFAYDLEKSSDTVYVPVKVMGYRDVKPRKYEAYIVADSSTAKTGIHYDKLETAYTLKAEEGRAHLPIIVHNVKDLEDRAVSLIIKLKENSDFGIRNPDLIRVKLVLSAKLERPSWWDSWLNNYSQVKHQLFYISTEQKFLTTNGLDAPKNLYFVNLLLAMLNDPFKWVDDHPEKGYALTTKDNGETYDFYPINNPGRKILIKRNNATGKYFFIDENGKEVR from the coding sequence ATGAAATTTAATCCTATTTTATTTATGTTATTAGGTCTGCTCTTGCTGTTTTCTTGCAAGAAGGCAAGTCTGATAACCTTCGATCAGCCAGCAAACGTTTATTTTGACCTGAATGATGTCGATCGGGATAGTATCATTTACACCTTTGCGTATGATTTGGAAAAATCGAGTGATACCGTGTATGTTCCCGTAAAGGTTATGGGGTATCGCGATGTTAAACCTCGAAAATATGAGGCCTATATTGTTGCTGATTCATCTACGGCGAAGACGGGCATCCATTATGACAAACTGGAAACGGCATATACCCTAAAGGCAGAAGAAGGCCGAGCTCACTTGCCCATTATTGTACATAATGTAAAGGATCTGGAGGATCGTGCCGTGTCATTGATTATCAAATTAAAAGAAAATTCAGATTTCGGTATCCGAAATCCAGATCTTATTCGTGTTAAATTGGTTTTATCCGCAAAATTGGAACGCCCGAGTTGGTGGGACAGTTGGTTGAACAATTATTCTCAAGTGAAACATCAGTTGTTTTACATTTCAACTGAACAGAAGTTTCTAACTACGAATGGTTTAGATGCTCCAAAAAATTTATATTTCGTCAATCTTTTACTAGCTATGTTGAACGATCCATTTAAATGGGTTGACGATCATCCGGAAAAAGGTTATGCACTAACCACAAAAGATAATGGCGAAACATATGATTTTTATCCTATTAATAATCCAGGTAGAAAAATATTAATTAAAAGAAATAATGCCACTGGTAAGTATTTCTTTATTGATGAAAATGGAAAGGAGGTGAGGTAA
- a CDS encoding DUF5627 domain-containing protein has translation MKKINILYAMALVSLASCKNNDWEFPDFEFQSVYFAYQTPVRTVTLGEDIFDTTLDNQHKVKVMATTGGVYNNGKDIRIDFVVDNGLTNGLNYPNGQPITPLPTSYYQLASNQISIPNGSLTGGVEVQLTDAFFADPKSLETYYVLPLRMTKVVNADSILSGKTSLQTANRAIASDWDVAPKDFIFYALKYINPWHGNYLRRGTDQIVGKGANSNLTKNVVRHQAYVEKDEVKSVSTAALKKSILPLSFKGTNDVNINVNLNLTFDDDNNCSVSSGSAGVSASGTGKFVKRGEKNSWGNADRDALYLSYTIDMAQMSVTSKDTLVMRDRSVKMETFTPTKK, from the coding sequence ATGAAAAAGATCAATATCCTCTACGCAATGGCCTTAGTTAGCTTGGCGTCTTGCAAAAATAATGATTGGGAGTTCCCGGACTTTGAATTTCAATCGGTGTACTTCGCCTATCAGACACCCGTCAGAACAGTAACGCTGGGCGAAGACATCTTTGACACCACCCTCGACAATCAACATAAGGTTAAAGTCATGGCAACCACTGGAGGAGTATACAACAATGGAAAAGACATCCGTATCGATTTTGTTGTCGACAACGGTCTCACAAATGGGCTCAACTACCCGAATGGTCAGCCGATCACACCTTTGCCGACCAGTTACTACCAACTTGCCAGCAACCAGATCAGCATACCAAATGGTAGCCTCACGGGCGGTGTAGAGGTACAACTGACAGACGCATTTTTTGCCGATCCTAAATCTTTGGAGACCTATTACGTCCTCCCATTAAGGATGACAAAAGTGGTTAACGCCGATTCCATCCTCTCCGGTAAAACTTCTTTACAGACAGCCAATAGGGCTATCGCATCCGATTGGGATGTCGCGCCAAAAGATTTTATCTTTTATGCACTCAAATATATCAATCCTTGGCACGGCAACTATCTCCGCCGGGGCACCGACCAGATCGTGGGCAAAGGTGCTAACAGCAACTTAACTAAAAATGTTGTCAGGCACCAGGCTTATGTCGAAAAAGATGAAGTCAAAAGCGTCAGCACAGCAGCACTTAAAAAGTCGATTTTGCCGCTATCTTTTAAGGGAACTAATGATGTTAATATCAATGTCAATCTGAACTTAACTTTTGATGATGATAACAATTGCAGCGTTAGCTCGGGCAGCGCGGGTGTATCCGCGTCAGGGACCGGAAAGTTTGTCAAACGGGGCGAAAAAAATAGCTGGGGCAATGCAGACAGAGATGCACTTTATCTATCCTATACGATCGATATGGCACAAATGAGTGTCACAAGCAAGGATACCCTCGTGATGCGGGACAGATCTGTCAAAATGGAAACTTTTACACCCACTAAAAAGTAG
- a CDS encoding RagB/SusD family nutrient uptake outer membrane protein yields the protein MRNIHKILILVSTLSLFSCAKWLDIQPESDVDKNVLFSTEDGFKEALLGVYTRASKSDLYGLELTIGTPEVLAQNYVMASGDKLRYEETKKFKYQDANFITRKDNIWKGLYNGIVNSNLILEEIDKKQKLFVGNNYALIKGEALALRAYLHFDALRLFAPSPLLNSMSDAIPYVTSYSNKSTKLSTVAQVLDSAIRDLEIAKDLLKVDPIRQPSYRIGYPIITDTLKNSELNNSELFLQNRRHRLNYFAVCGLLARIYLYQGDQVKALAHANEVITANKFPWTNKTDFLALEPDKKDRIFYKELLFAWYIPAMSGTYNNDWFVDGTVGMYLDEDETRTIYNVAGDGGTDVRFTQWFESRSLGTQRASTLLKFRRNSFSDSFSANLHYLVAPAIKLSEMYYIAAECTYDSNPAKALALVDEVREHREIGKKLQVSTKSQFISELVKEYRKEMYAEGQLFYLYKRLNLPINGHHGEVISARQEIFVWPLPDDEIIYGQR from the coding sequence ATGAGAAATATTCATAAAATTTTAATACTGGTATCCACATTGAGCTTATTTTCCTGCGCTAAATGGTTGGATATCCAACCAGAAAGTGATGTAGACAAAAATGTACTTTTTTCTACTGAGGATGGGTTCAAAGAGGCATTGTTAGGTGTGTATACGCGGGCGTCAAAAAGTGACCTGTACGGATTGGAATTGACCATAGGAACGCCAGAGGTTCTGGCTCAAAATTATGTCATGGCCAGTGGTGATAAATTAAGGTACGAGGAGACTAAAAAATTTAAATATCAAGACGCTAATTTTATTACTAGGAAGGATAACATTTGGAAGGGCCTGTACAACGGGATTGTAAATTCGAATTTAATTTTAGAAGAGATCGATAAGAAGCAGAAATTATTTGTTGGCAATAACTACGCATTGATTAAAGGTGAAGCTTTGGCATTGCGGGCGTATCTTCACTTTGATGCGCTTCGACTCTTTGCTCCGTCTCCGTTGCTTAATAGCATGTCCGATGCCATTCCTTATGTAACAAGCTATTCGAATAAATCGACCAAGCTTTCTACGGTCGCGCAAGTGTTAGACTCTGCAATTCGGGATCTGGAAATAGCGAAAGATCTCCTTAAAGTAGATCCCATTAGGCAGCCTTCTTATCGAATAGGCTATCCAATTATAACGGATACTTTAAAAAATTCAGAGTTAAATAACAGTGAGCTGTTTTTACAAAATAGAAGACACCGATTGAATTATTTCGCTGTTTGTGGTTTGCTAGCTAGAATTTATTTGTATCAGGGCGATCAGGTGAAAGCCTTAGCACATGCCAACGAGGTTATCACTGCGAACAAATTTCCGTGGACCAATAAAACAGATTTTTTGGCTTTAGAACCTGACAAGAAAGATCGCATTTTTTATAAGGAATTGCTTTTTGCTTGGTATATACCAGCCATGAGCGGAACTTATAATAATGACTGGTTTGTGGACGGAACGGTCGGGATGTATTTGGACGAAGATGAAACGCGAACCATCTATAATGTTGCTGGTGATGGGGGCACAGATGTACGATTCACTCAGTGGTTTGAAAGCAGGAGTTTGGGCACGCAACGTGCATCTACACTTCTGAAGTTTAGGAGAAACTCATTTAGTGACAGTTTTAGCGCTAATCTACATTATTTGGTCGCTCCGGCCATCAAATTAAGTGAAATGTATTACATCGCTGCCGAATGTACTTATGACAGTAATCCTGCTAAAGCACTCGCATTAGTGGATGAGGTGAGGGAACACCGCGAGATCGGGAAGAAATTGCAAGTTAGTACAAAGAGTCAATTTATCAGCGAACTAGTCAAAGAATACCGAAAAGAGATGTATGCTGAGGGGCAATTGTTTTATCTCTATAAGCGGTTGAATTTGCCGATCAATGGCCACCATGGTGAGGTTATTTCGGCTAGACAGGAGATTTTTGTCTGGCCGCTTCCCGATGATGAGATTATTTATGGACAACGTTAA
- a CDS encoding endo-1,4-beta-xylanase, whose amino-acid sequence MKKINKTIVILLSLGAVWSSCSKYHAREYAVDKPEKVLAQEDINAYNPLKSYLDKQANPGFKLGVALNINDYLNKGVLYRLANRNFEEMVMGYEMKHGSIVQADGSLNLSRVEQLITAAQENNMALYGHTLCWHSGQNAAYLNKLIAPVEIPGSDGPALAGHALKMINPSVVNPWEAQTAYAINSIEVGKEYVLKIVARGNKIGNISIDLQSAPEYTADNMGSLALTTSYKAYELKVTATAARNNFIINFGQYDGTIFIDKVVLTKTGSSANLIANGDFESNIDGWGGWGNNSTRAQSADGEGYGSPGGYIIEKTPAEKEAILTKALETFIASMLEKTKGYIKAWDVVNEPMSDWPDQYALKTGIGKTDLADDEFYWQDYLGKDYAVKAFQLARKYGNANDLLFINDYGLEGSGNKCKGLIAYVSYIESKGVKVDGIGTQMHIDINTSKDNIVSMFNLLASTGKVIKVSELDIGLGNGIKTSNATAEMYQKQADLYRYVVEKYLEIIPKDKQYGITIWSPLDSPDQESSFWRRGEPVGLWTEGFVRKPAYQAVAEALVAKE is encoded by the coding sequence ATGAAAAAAATCAATAAAACTATCGTCATCCTACTTTCGCTCGGCGCCGTATGGAGTTCATGTTCCAAATATCATGCCCGGGAATACGCCGTAGACAAACCGGAGAAAGTACTGGCGCAGGAAGATATCAATGCTTACAACCCATTAAAAAGTTATTTGGATAAGCAAGCCAACCCCGGATTTAAGCTGGGTGTGGCGCTCAATATAAACGACTATTTAAATAAAGGGGTGCTTTACCGCTTAGCCAACCGAAATTTTGAAGAAATGGTCATGGGCTATGAAATGAAGCATGGTTCCATTGTTCAGGCAGACGGTAGCCTCAACCTATCCCGTGTGGAGCAGCTTATCACGGCCGCACAGGAAAACAATATGGCTTTATATGGGCATACGCTGTGCTGGCACTCGGGACAGAATGCGGCCTATCTCAATAAATTAATAGCACCTGTGGAGATACCAGGTTCCGACGGGCCAGCCCTAGCTGGTCATGCTTTAAAAATGATTAATCCTTCCGTTGTCAACCCTTGGGAAGCACAGACAGCCTATGCCATTAATTCCATCGAGGTGGGGAAAGAGTATGTCTTAAAGATCGTCGCGCGGGGCAACAAAATAGGCAATATTAGCATTGATCTGCAGAGCGCCCCCGAATATACCGCAGACAATATGGGGTCATTGGCATTGACCACAAGTTATAAAGCCTACGAGCTTAAAGTAACAGCGACTGCTGCTCGAAATAATTTTATTATCAATTTCGGCCAATACGACGGTACTATATTCATCGACAAAGTTGTGCTCACAAAAACCGGTAGTTCAGCTAATCTGATTGCTAACGGGGATTTTGAAAGCAATATCGATGGCTGGGGCGGCTGGGGAAACAACTCCACTAGGGCACAGTCAGCAGATGGTGAGGGTTATGGCAGTCCTGGAGGCTACATTATTGAAAAAACACCGGCAGAGAAAGAAGCCATACTGACCAAAGCGCTGGAGACATTTATTGCTAGTATGCTGGAAAAAACCAAAGGTTACATCAAAGCTTGGGATGTCGTCAACGAACCGATGTCCGACTGGCCAGACCAATATGCCTTAAAGACCGGAATCGGAAAGACCGATCTGGCGGATGACGAATTCTACTGGCAGGATTACTTAGGGAAAGATTATGCCGTAAAAGCCTTCCAGCTTGCCCGCAAATATGGCAATGCCAACGATCTCCTATTCATCAATGATTATGGCTTAGAAGGCAGTGGCAACAAATGTAAGGGGCTAATCGCGTATGTCAGCTACATCGAAAGCAAAGGTGTTAAAGTAGATGGGATCGGCACCCAGATGCACATCGATATCAATACCAGCAAAGACAATATCGTCAGTATGTTCAATCTATTGGCCTCCACAGGTAAGGTGATCAAAGTATCCGAGCTGGACATTGGCTTAGGAAATGGCATCAAGACCAGCAATGCCACGGCTGAAATGTATCAGAAACAAGCTGACCTGTACAGATACGTCGTTGAGAAATATCTCGAAATCATTCCAAAGGATAAGCAGTACGGTATTACTATATGGAGCCCATTGGATAGCCCCGATCAGGAGAGTTCATTCTGGCGTCGCGGAGAGCCGGTTGGTTTATGGACCGAAGGATTTGTCCGAAAGCCAGCCTATCAGGCAGTGGCCGAGGCATTGGTAGCTAAAGAATAA
- a CDS encoding RICIN domain-containing protein: MRTNNMWLLVVFLMTSLFSCSRLEEKTLTSESERSLKSNVSAQAVTNWPRPTPTLHVGGKYLKDPCDNNIVLHGVAITPSPWFNGCQYGANSGYCTWDNYNVQGALNYNKAVIDKLTSAADGWYLNYIRLHIDPYWTNDPGAPIPENDISRFNYNRLVTYTNQVIIPLINHARSRGMYVILRPPGVCPHRIAVNDAYHTYLKTVWTFLSQHASLKNADNVMFELANEPVEILGTNGTWGMTGNEHFAALKNFFQPLVNIIRNNGANNVCWIPGTGWQSHYQGYVNNQITGGNIGYAVHIYPGYWGGVNTYQAFQSAWNTNVKPIADIAPIAITETDWAPQGYGTFGTGSTGTAGGNGFGANLKYIVDQSGNVSWNLLAPDNLLDKGDPNGGTAYNNDWEACAAPSKQWFQQYAASNYPMSNCNVTSLVNNGIYEIEFQTDANKVLDLKSGQDADGAVLRPWTRNGANAQRWVAIDAGNGYWRFVSKASASNRCIDLASNSNALGTSIRLWQNYSNDAQTWKVTAVANGYYKIVSKVDATRGWDIPSCTMDGNSNLQLWDYYGTSCQLFKFKFIAMN, encoded by the coding sequence ATGAGAACAAACAACATGTGGTTACTGGTGGTCTTTTTAATGACCTCCCTTTTCAGCTGTTCGCGGCTGGAAGAAAAAACGCTAACCAGCGAATCCGAAAGAAGTCTTAAATCCAATGTTTCTGCGCAAGCCGTTACAAACTGGCCTCGCCCAACTCCAACATTACACGTAGGAGGAAAGTATCTCAAAGATCCCTGCGATAACAACATCGTCCTTCATGGGGTCGCCATTACTCCAAGCCCATGGTTCAACGGCTGTCAGTACGGTGCCAACTCAGGGTACTGTACCTGGGATAACTACAATGTACAAGGTGCCCTCAACTACAACAAAGCCGTCATTGACAAACTCACCAGTGCAGCCGATGGTTGGTACCTGAATTACATTCGTCTCCACATCGACCCTTATTGGACCAACGATCCAGGAGCGCCCATTCCTGAAAACGACATCTCCAGGTTTAACTATAATCGCTTGGTTACCTACACCAACCAGGTTATTATTCCTTTGATCAATCACGCCCGTAGCCGAGGTATGTATGTTATCTTACGTCCGCCGGGGGTATGCCCGCACCGTATTGCAGTAAACGATGCGTATCATACGTACCTGAAGACGGTATGGACTTTTCTTTCGCAGCACGCTTCACTGAAGAATGCAGACAATGTGATGTTTGAGTTGGCCAACGAGCCCGTTGAAATATTGGGAACAAATGGTACCTGGGGGATGACTGGCAACGAGCATTTCGCTGCACTGAAAAATTTCTTCCAGCCATTGGTGAATATTATCCGTAACAACGGTGCCAATAACGTATGCTGGATACCCGGTACCGGTTGGCAGTCCCATTACCAAGGCTATGTCAATAACCAGATTACTGGTGGTAACATCGGCTATGCGGTACATATATATCCGGGGTACTGGGGTGGTGTCAATACCTATCAAGCCTTTCAAAGTGCCTGGAATACCAATGTGAAACCCATTGCTGACATTGCGCCGATCGCGATTACAGAGACAGACTGGGCTCCACAAGGATATGGTACCTTCGGTACAGGTTCCACAGGTACCGCTGGTGGCAATGGCTTTGGAGCAAATTTAAAGTATATCGTGGATCAATCCGGCAATGTGAGCTGGAATCTTCTTGCTCCGGACAATCTGCTCGACAAAGGAGATCCCAATGGTGGCACAGCCTACAACAACGATTGGGAAGCATGTGCAGCACCAAGCAAACAATGGTTTCAGCAATATGCTGCCTCCAATTATCCGATGTCTAACTGCAATGTCACTAGTCTGGTCAATAATGGGATTTACGAGATTGAATTCCAAACCGACGCCAACAAAGTCCTTGATTTAAAATCAGGTCAGGATGCCGATGGTGCTGTACTCAGACCCTGGACTAGAAATGGTGCAAATGCACAACGTTGGGTAGCGATCGATGCCGGTAACGGATATTGGCGCTTTGTATCCAAAGCGAGTGCGAGCAATCGTTGCATTGATCTAGCCAGTAACAGCAATGCACTTGGAACCTCCATCCGCCTCTGGCAGAATTACAGCAATGATGCTCAGACATGGAAGGTAACGGCTGTAGCAAATGGATATTACAAAATCGTATCAAAAGTCGATGCCACACGCGGATGGGATATCCCCAGCTGTACAATGGATGGGAACTCCAACCTGCAGCTTTGGGACTACTACGGTACGTCCTGTCAATTGTTCAAATTCAAATTTATAGCGATGAACTAA
- a CDS encoding sialate O-acetylesterase, giving the protein MRQTPFKILLFIFLLGNVLRTAAFAQDKNFHIYLCFGQSNMEGHGQFEPQDTITNSRFHVLAAVDCPELGRQYGKWAPARAPLTRCHTGLTPADYFGRTLTENLPQNIQIGVVNVSVGGCHIQLFDQDSTASYVAKAPEWMKSMLAAYDNNPYQRLVALAKIAQQKGVIKSILLHQGESNTGDRQWPNKVKKVYENLLRDLHLRADEVPLLAGELLSAEAGGKCASMNSIIQTLPTTVPTAHIISSAGCEGISDGLHFSPAGYRKLGKNYAASMLKLLTETTK; this is encoded by the coding sequence ATGCGACAAACACCATTTAAAATCTTGCTGTTCATCTTCCTGCTGGGGAACGTTTTAAGAACAGCAGCTTTCGCCCAAGACAAAAACTTTCATATATACCTTTGTTTTGGACAATCCAATATGGAGGGGCATGGCCAATTCGAACCACAGGATACCATCACCAATAGTCGGTTCCATGTACTTGCGGCAGTAGACTGTCCCGAATTGGGAAGGCAGTATGGCAAGTGGGCTCCCGCCCGTGCACCGCTCACGCGCTGCCACACAGGACTTACACCTGCAGATTATTTTGGCAGAACGCTTACAGAAAATCTTCCTCAAAATATCCAGATCGGTGTCGTCAACGTTTCGGTAGGTGGTTGTCATATACAGTTATTTGATCAAGACAGCACGGCCAGCTATGTGGCAAAAGCACCGGAGTGGATGAAATCCATGCTTGCAGCTTATGACAATAATCCGTATCAAAGACTTGTAGCATTAGCCAAGATAGCACAACAGAAAGGTGTCATCAAAAGCATCTTACTTCATCAGGGCGAATCCAACACCGGCGATCGCCAATGGCCTAATAAGGTGAAAAAAGTATATGAAAATCTATTGCGCGATTTGCACTTGAGAGCAGATGAAGTGCCCCTACTTGCAGGCGAACTCCTATCGGCCGAAGCCGGTGGCAAATGCGCAAGTATGAACAGCATCATCCAAACTTTGCCCACCACTGTACCGACAGCCCATATTATATCCTCCGCAGGCTGCGAAGGGATAAGCGATGGATTGCATTTCAGCCCCGCTGGATACCGAAAGCTGGGTAAAAACTATGCGGCAAGCATGCTTAAATTGTTAACAGAAACAACGAAATAA
- a CDS encoding PKD-like family lipoprotein → MIFNKLKLTGIIKYSFILLICTFFYGCYKDKGNYSIHIPNEPIVQGLDTVYEVRVGDSLIIKPKITGVELSNLSYDWQISAPEAIDPEANHYSGATLRLAFGLGANRYKVRFTISDLSNNMKYFHDFYIQGITEFSRGSLVLSNDKGVSKLTFIKPDNSILPNIYEIINNEVLPSEPLHIIYANHSIANTPLAYWYIGKHGGVRMTLEELKKEKVKPGTLKENFFLPPENIDVGDLQMYEQGVLLGVINGKFYGGATSTWNQSNTYGMFGTPADGNYVLAPQFIITKVQNDHFITAYESNKRQFVRVNLYGGAMYFGTQYSTVGREVFDPTNVKMDLMQMVQINSTDIYAYMKDDAGKIYELKFKTDFMREFKFEALQKKLFSHSEWIHADTKMVASRVGYIYIAYQDKVFRYNPLNEQVQELQMAFKSTVTLLKLDESEDTLIVGAGGSLYYLAVQVGKNGELVKKIDGIPGDLVDITWRK, encoded by the coding sequence ATGATATTCAACAAACTTAAGCTAACTGGAATAATTAAATATAGTTTTATCCTTTTAATTTGCACCTTTTTTTACGGTTGTTACAAGGATAAGGGGAATTATTCGATACATATTCCCAATGAACCTATTGTTCAGGGATTAGATACAGTCTATGAAGTACGTGTCGGGGATAGTTTGATCATTAAACCGAAAATAACGGGTGTAGAGCTAAGTAATCTATCGTACGATTGGCAAATTAGTGCGCCAGAGGCCATTGATCCAGAGGCAAATCATTACAGCGGGGCGACTTTGCGCTTGGCGTTTGGGCTGGGAGCAAATCGATATAAGGTGAGGTTTACCATTTCAGATCTTAGCAATAATATGAAGTATTTCCATGATTTCTATATTCAAGGAATTACTGAATTTTCCAGAGGTTCACTTGTGCTGTCTAACGACAAGGGCGTAAGCAAACTTACTTTCATAAAACCTGATAACTCGATTTTGCCAAACATTTATGAAATTATTAACAATGAGGTGCTGCCATCAGAACCGCTTCACATTATTTATGCCAATCACTCCATTGCCAATACTCCATTAGCGTATTGGTATATAGGAAAGCATGGAGGGGTTCGCATGACTTTGGAAGAGCTTAAAAAAGAAAAGGTTAAGCCCGGTACACTGAAAGAAAACTTTTTCTTACCACCAGAAAATATCGATGTTGGGGATTTGCAAATGTATGAGCAAGGGGTGCTGCTTGGGGTTATCAATGGTAAATTTTATGGTGGGGCTACCAGCACCTGGAATCAAAGTAATACTTACGGCATGTTTGGAACACCTGCAGATGGAAATTATGTGTTGGCGCCACAGTTTATTATTACGAAGGTACAAAATGACCATTTTATTACAGCCTATGAAAGTAACAAGAGACAATTTGTACGGGTTAATCTGTATGGGGGTGCGATGTATTTTGGTACGCAATACAGTACGGTTGGCAGAGAAGTATTTGATCCGACTAATGTGAAAATGGATCTTATGCAAATGGTACAGATTAATAGTACGGATATTTATGCGTATATGAAGGATGATGCAGGGAAAATATATGAACTTAAATTTAAGACCGATTTTATGCGGGAATTTAAGTTTGAGGCATTACAGAAAAAGTTGTTTTCTCATTCCGAGTGGATACATGCAGATACAAAAATGGTGGCGAGCCGTGTAGGCTATATTTATATTGCTTATCAAGATAAAGTATTTAGATATAACCCATTGAATGAACAAGTGCAAGAATTGCAAATGGCTTTCAAATCAACAGTTACATTACTAAAATTGGATGAAAGTGAGGATACGCTGATTGTTGGCGCCGGAGGATCGCTTTACTACTTAGCTGTACAGGTTGGAAAAAATGGCGAGCTTGTCAAGAAAATTGATGGGATTCCAGGCGATTTGGTGGATATAACTTGGAGAAAGTAA
- a CDS encoding TlpA disulfide reductase family protein: MKILKIVLFLFAVSPFGLYAQQGGFYIKGTSPKAFNGKKVYLDYTKDGFPVSDSSAIVDGKFSFKGAVEEPAYSRMVFDQDGKGKLIAQNIGDRLYFYLGNETYDIAIKDSLRTAAIKGSPLHDAYVSYLKEIGGGFMDIIDAGNKAFGAVKQDAPDANEQYKAIHEQFEARFEARRVKELAFAAKNPNSIFAVDALIDAANKRKLSEIEPLFLKLSKEVRQTTNGRQLEARFLAERSVKIGHKAPDFSQPDTQGKMIKVSDFKGQYVLIDFWASWCSPCRAENPNLLKAYNKYKGKGLEVLAVSLDDTKGKNAWLKAIKDDGLPWVHVADLKGWSNEAAVLYGVRAVPQNYLVDPQGNIVAINIKGELLHQELAKIFDN, encoded by the coding sequence ATGAAAATTTTAAAAATTGTGCTATTCCTGTTCGCTGTTAGCCCTTTTGGGCTGTACGCACAACAAGGCGGCTTTTACATAAAAGGAACTTCACCAAAAGCTTTTAATGGTAAAAAAGTGTATCTAGATTATACAAAAGACGGATTTCCAGTCTCGGATTCATCGGCTATTGTGGATGGAAAGTTTAGTTTCAAAGGAGCTGTTGAGGAGCCAGCTTACTCCAGAATGGTGTTTGATCAGGACGGTAAAGGTAAATTGATCGCACAAAATATCGGGGATCGGTTATACTTTTATTTAGGCAATGAAACATACGATATAGCTATCAAAGATTCGCTGCGTACTGCTGCCATAAAAGGATCGCCGCTGCATGATGCTTATGTTTCTTATTTAAAGGAAATTGGCGGTGGTTTCATGGATATCATTGATGCGGGGAATAAAGCTTTTGGGGCTGTGAAACAAGATGCTCCTGATGCCAATGAGCAGTATAAGGCTATCCATGAGCAGTTTGAAGCACGGTTTGAAGCACGACGGGTTAAAGAGTTGGCTTTTGCTGCCAAAAACCCCAATTCGATCTTTGCGGTGGATGCACTTATTGATGCGGCCAATAAACGTAAGCTCAGTGAGATCGAACCGCTATTTTTAAAGCTGTCCAAAGAGGTGCGTCAAACCACGAATGGGCGACAGCTGGAGGCTCGTTTCTTGGCGGAAAGAAGTGTGAAAATTGGTCATAAAGCACCTGATTTTTCACAGCCCGACACCCAGGGAAAAATGATCAAGGTATCGGACTTTAAAGGCCAATATGTGCTGATCGACTTTTGGGCGAGCTGGTGTAGCCCCTGCCGTGCCGAAAACCCTAACTTATTGAAGGCCTACAACAAATATAAAGGTAAAGGATTGGAGGTCCTTGCAGTGTCGCTAGATGATACCAAAGGAAAAAATGCCTGGTTAAAAGCCATCAAAGATGATGGTTTGCCATGGGTACATGTCGCAGATCTAAAGGGCTGGAGCAATGAGGCAGCGGTATTGTATGGTGTGCGTGCTGTACCGCAAAATTATTTGGTAGATCCTCAAGGAAATATTGTTGCTATCAATATCAAAGGTGAACTGTTACACCAGGAGTTGGCCAAAATTTTTGATAATTAA